In Mercenaria mercenaria strain notata chromosome 15, MADL_Memer_1, whole genome shotgun sequence, a single genomic region encodes these proteins:
- the LOC128548768 gene encoding leucine-rich repeats and immunoglobulin-like domains protein sma-10: protein MTKGILSSMKLLFYLYALSVTCKMQDMIAEMNVSWTTDSYVVRQTQEKRCDFANGTGSYALGLERNTSGHGNNIYNNEILVVNVSSCGYGTVQKHICNLCSLPRNVSIDMSWNNISMLDDKQCNCPVIKEMDFSNNELTVLRANTFVFIQYVERINMSGNHIYQIQQRVFNKLRLLEVLDLSNNALRRIHLDTFDNISYLRILNLSANKIHSLRPGTFSALRNLEELDLSNNDIYSLNSGVFKGLENLRLLNLAFNKLTNPKLIFLFPCVNLSLFDLSGNNFVSFGEGSLNVFHIYELFLNNLPRLRYITNGAFRNGGRLTKVDLSRNKNLIFIEEYAFQNMQDYITYDISFTLLKSFPKVSNNMKIKATETPLRCECTPVADTCSRNDSSKDGRQTTHVCGPSIVSQIADNYFVYVGQRLEIDCFAVGEPKPRVTWERIYSYPNGTLSSIDQLAARYFLNLYILSLNFEGKYRCVAMSNSIIVHKNFNIYVKQIDIGIKVLSRSSHSILVAWNKTQHAQRHVLLHRAFETTSDYIIENLNEYWKVFIVRYLQPFTEYEICIASFSDINDKSCVRVMTLNQQKQSGSGGIRHNNLAITFLALSGVVFGVFILATMYRCLQKIRIISRQNIFIVASESRECFANVTESTFTYENHNTELLVDTA, encoded by the coding sequence ATGACAAAAGGTATCCTATCAAGTATGAAACTATTGTTTTATCTATACGCTTTGTCAGTGACATGCAAAATGCAGGACATGATAGCTGAAATGAACGTTTCGTGGACAACAGATTCTTATGTTGTACGTCAAACTCAAGAAAAAAGGTGTGATTTTGCAAATGGAACTGGCAGCTATGCGTTAGGACTAGAAAGAAATACATCGGGTCATGGTAATAACATATATAACAATGAGATCTTAGTAGTTAATGTATCAAGCTGTGGATATGGGACAGTGCAAAAACATATCTGTAATTTGTGCTCCTTACCAAGAAATGTGTCTATAGACATGTCCTGGAACAATATATCGATGCTAGATGACAAACAATGTAACTGTCCTGTCATAAAGGAAATGGATTTCTCAAATAATGAGCTAACAGTGCTAAGAGCCAATACATTTGTTTTCATCCAATACGTGGAACGAATTAATATGTCCGGaaatcatatttatcaaatacaacaaCGTGTTTTCAATAAACTGAGACTGTTAGAAGTGCTTGATTTATCAAATAATGCTCTAAGGAGGATACACTTAGATACATTTGATAACATAAGCTATCTACGTATATTGAATCTATCGGCAAACAAAATACACAGCTTACGGCCTGGGACATTTTCAGCGCTTAGAAACTTAGAAGAGTTGGACTTGTCAAATAACGATATTTATTCGCTAAACAGTGGAGTTTTTAAGGGTCTTGAAAATCTACGACTTTTAAATCTCGCTTTCAATAAGCTGACAAATCCAAAATTAATCTTTTTGTTTCCCTGTGTCAATTTATCTTTATTTGACCTGAGCGGAAACAATTTTGTCAGTTTTGGAGAAGGATCTCTAAATGTCTTTCACATATACGaactgtttttaaataatttaccaagattAAGATATATAACGAATGGCGCTTTTCGCAACGGCGGTCGCCTTACAAAAGTTGACCTGAGCAGGAACAAAAACCTTATTTTTATTGAAGAATATGCCTTTCAAAATATGCAAGATTATATCACATATGATATTAGCTTCACCTTGTTAAAATCATTTCCAAAGGTatcaaataatatgaaaataaaagcaaCAGAGACTCCTCTGAGATGCGAATGTACCCCAGTAGCAGATACATGTTCTCGTAATGATTCGTCAAAAGATGGTAGACAAACTACACACGTTTGTGGGCCAAGCATTGTTTCACAGATAGCGGACAACTATTTTGTATACGTTGGCCAGCGTCTTGAAATAGATTGCTTTGCAGTTGGAGAGCCTAAACCACGTGTGACATGGGAAAGAATATATTCTTATCCGAATGGAACGTTAAGTAGTATAGACCAACTAGCCGCAAGATATTTCTTAAATCTATACATTTTATCGTTAAATTTCGAAGGCAAATACCGATGTGTTGCAATGTCAAACAGTATAATAGTCCATAAGAATTTTAATATATACGTAAAACAAATAGATATAGGTATAAAAGTATTGTCACGTAGCTCTCACTCAATACTTGTTGCTTGGAACAAGACACAACATGCACAACGTCACGTCCTTTTACATCGTGCATTTGAAACAACTTCTGATTATATTATTGAGAATTTGAATGAATACTGGAaagtatttatagtaaggtatttGCAGCCATTCACAGAATATGAAATATGTATAGCCTCGTTTTCAGACATAAATGATAAATCGTGTGTCAGAGTGATGACTTTAAATCAACAAAAGCAATCAGGATCAGGTGGAATTCGTCATAATAACCTCGCAATAACATTTCTTGCTTTATCTGGAGTCGTGTTTGGTGTTTTCATTTTGGCAACTATGTATAGGTGTCTACAAAAAATCCGTATCATTTcaagacaaaatattttcattgttgcTTCAGAATCACGCGAATGTTTTGCTAACGTAACGGAATCTACATTTACGTATGAAAATCACAATACAGAACTTTTGGTTGATACAGCGTAA